One part of the Coffea eugenioides isolate CCC68of chromosome 10, Ceug_1.0, whole genome shotgun sequence genome encodes these proteins:
- the LOC113749632 gene encoding exonuclease DPD1, chloroplastic/mitochondrial-like: MRKVAMCFSLLQFPRYRIHALANSWWETFPILNRRAGITSSFKVLGSGNYGPQGRQYRRYSRQIITMKTEGRKKDSLSSKGNIKDEILEEALSTNLNTHKSSVADVERTQVLDIRKMIAENKELAKLVSFIVFDIETTGFSRTEDRIIEIALQDLAGGKNSTFQTLVNPKCYVPNSHVHGISTHMVNKPDVPRMEELIPILLQYIKSRQKPGGFVVLIAHNARNFDVPFLAGEFSRCSYKIPPDWLFVDSLPLAREAMKSKGFKGALKLSLQALGETFKIPLKGSAHRALADVQMLSLIFQKITFELKLSGSSIIEKYSFSDLELRNSKKKKSSS; the protein is encoded by the exons ATGAGAAAAGTTGCAATGTGCTTCTCACTGTTACAATTTCCAAGATACAGGATTCATGCTTTGGCTAATTCTTGGTGGGAAACTTTTCCCATCCTGAATAGAAGGGCGGGAATCACTTCTAGCTTCAAGGTTCTTGGTTCTGGTAATTATGGGCCTCAGGGAAGACAGTATAGGAGGTATAGCAGACAGATAATAACCATGAAAacagaaggaagaaaaaaggatAGTTTAAGTAGCAAAGGAAACATAAAAGATGAGATATTGGAGGAAGCTTTAAGCACTAATTTGAATACCCATAAATCTAGTGTGGCTGACGTAGAGAGGACCCAAGTTCTCGATATTCGAAAAATGATTGCTGAAAACAAAGAACTGGCCAAACTTGTATCGTTTATTGTTTTTGATATTGAGACTACTGGGTTTAGCAGAACGGAGGACCGGATTATTGAGATAGCTCTCCAGGATCTTGCAGGAGGTAAAAACAGCACCTTCCAGACTCTAGTGAATCCCAAATGCTATGTTCCAAACTCGCATGTACATGGTATTTCAACCCATATGGTTAATAAACCTGATGTTCCAAG GATGGAGGAGCTGATTCCCATTTTACTGCAGTACATTAAAAGCCGCCAGAAACCTGGTGGTTTTGTGGTTTTAATAGCTCATAATGCTCGTAATTTTGACGTTCCCTTCCTTGCTGGAGAGTTTAGTAGGTGCTCTTACAAGATTCCGCCAGATTGGCTCTTTGTTGACTCCCTTCCCCTAGCGAGGGAAGCTATGAAGTCCAAAG GATTTAAAGGAGCTTTAAAGCTATCATTGCAAGCCCTTGGGGAGACTTTCAAAATCCCTTTAAAGGGCTCTGCTCATAGAGCTCTTGCAGATGTTCAAATGCTGTCCCTGATTTTCCAAAAGATCAcctttgaattgaaattgtcgGGTTCTAGCATTATTGAGAAATATTCCTTTAGTGACTTAGAATTGAGAAactcaaaaaagaagaaaagttctAGCTAG
- the LOC113749557 gene encoding U-box domain-containing protein 28-like: protein MVGDKSTTTTAIGRTTNAAFKRDELYLNLTVPNLFRCPISMDVMKSPVSLCTGVTYDRTSIQAWLSQGHNTCPATMQVLPSTDFTPNLTLRRLIHLYVHHTTSSPPELSPNSSLSSSLRNSLISQPEALELIKNLSSRDTASSATKLVEFVRFSEENRRFVANSAVGVSNLVEILRTSQETQVSDQILLVLEIISPENGVKELLNEKILKSDFDYLSKFFWFFRKGSLSSRIASAKILESIASDADSQRKIAEKQGLLFELYKLSNEETDSNAVEASLSALIAVSTSKTAKKELVRFGIVKTVGEILSGSEAVRPVIEKAVEVLASVATRTDGRAAISEDEGCIMGVVKRLMKCSGVATEHGIVVLWSLCCLARDRTAQEAVLKVNGVTKVLLVMQSDCSAGVREMCGDLVKVLRVKNSKSCLASYETRTTHIMPY, encoded by the coding sequence atggtggGCGACAAGAGTACAACAACTACTGCTATAGGTAGAACTACTAATGCTGCTTTTAAAAGAGATGAGTTGTACCTTAATCTTACGGTACCGAACTTATTCCGGTGCCCGATTTCAATGGACGTGATGAAGTCTCCGGTGAGTCTCTGTACCGGCGTCACATACGACCGGACATCCATTCAGGCCTGGCTTTCTCAAGGCCACAATACTTGTCCGGCGACCATGCAGGTTCTTCCGTCCACCGACTTCACTCCAAACCTCACTCTCCGCCGCCTCATTCATCTCTACGTCCACCACACCACCTCCTCGCCACCGGAGCTCAGTCCGAACTCTTCACTGTCGTCGTCTTTGCGAAACTCTCTCATCTCTCAACCGGAAGCGCTCGAGCTCATCAAAAACCTCTCCTCCAGAGACACAGCCTCGTCGGCGACAAAGCTCGTCGAATTTGTTAGGTTCTCTGAGGAAAACCGGAGGTTTGTTGCGAATTCAGCCGTCGGAGTGTCCAATTTGGTTGAAATTCTGAGAACTTCCCAAGAAACTCAGGTTTCCGACCAGATTCTTTTGGTGTTGGAGATTATTTCACCGGAAAATGGAGTGAAAGAATTACTGAACgaaaagattttgaaaagcgATTTCGATTACTTGTCCAAATTCTTCTGGTTTTTTCGGAAAGGTAGCTTGAGCTCGAGGATTGCATCCGCGAAGATTCTCGAATCAATCGCTTCTGACGccgattctcaaaggaaaatcGCCGAAAAACAAGGATTATTATTCGAATTATACAAATTAAGCAACGAAGAAACCGATAGCAACGCCGTCGAAGCAAGTTTATCAGCTCTGATCGCAGTATCAACCTCGAAAACGGCGAAAAAGGAGCTGGTCCGGTTCGGAATCGTTAAAACCGTAGGGGAGATTCTATCCGGTTCAGAAGCGGTTCGACCGGTTATAGAAAAGGCCGTGGAGGTATTGGCATCAGTTGCCACGCGTACGGACGGGAGAGCTGCGATTAGTGAAGACGAGGGGTGTATTATGGGAGTGGTTAAGAGATTAATGAAGTGTTCGGGTGTGGCGACGGAGCATGGGATTGTGGTGCTCTGGAGCTTGTGCTGCTTGGCTCGAGATCGGACGGCTCAGGAGGCTGTGTTGAAAGTCAACGGCGTGACCAAAGTGTTGTTGGTGATGCAGAGTGATTGTAGCGCCGGCGTGAGGGAAATGTGTGGTGACTTGGTCAAGGTTTTGAGGGTGAAGAATTCCAAGTCGTGTTTGGCTAGTTATGAAACTAGGACCACACATATCATGCCTTATTGA
- the LOC113750224 gene encoding protein MITOFERRINLIKE 1, chloroplastic, giving the protein MEISTSKPLSFLSSNSQTSSTFQDFNTLFNNLNTTLLSTSTSSLRRLTNTPCKAEKIKNGQNFSPKRILQFSSTSISIQPEIKNPENPTSRIWLKPASRGSPQVYALFKNLSVLEKALMGAAGGGIAGAFTYVCLHPLDTIKTKLQTKGASEIYSGTVDAIVKTFKTRGILGFYSGVSAVIVGSTASSAVYFGTCEFGKSVLSKIPQYPAVLIPPTAGAMGNIVSSAIMVPKELITQRMQTGAKGRSWEVLLKILKKDGILGLYAGYSATLLRNLPAGVLNYSSFEYLKAAVLNSTHQVHLEPFQSVCCGALAGAISASLTTPLDVVKTRLMTQVHGEAVNKVAAVMYSGVSATVKQILKEEGWIGFTRGMGPRVVHSACFSAIGYFAFETARLTILHQYLKQKELQNMALDSSSTVNQSE; this is encoded by the coding sequence ATGGAAATTAGCACCAGCAAACCCCTTAGCTTTCTCTCATCAAATTCACAAACTTCATcaactttccaagatttcaatACCCTCTTCAACAATCTTAACACCACCCTCTTATCCACCAGCACCTCATCCCTCCGTCGCCTCACAAATACCCCATGTAAAgcagagaaaataaaaaatggtcaaaatttcagcccaaaaAGGATTCTTCAATTTTCATCGACTTCAATCTCCATTCAACCTGAAATCAAAAACCCAGAAAACCCCACTTCTCGAATTTGGCTAAAACCAGCCTCAAGAGGCTCTCCCCAAGTCTACGCCCTGTTCAAGAATctctctgttttggaaaaagcCCTCATGGGTGCTGCTGGTGGAGGCATTGCTGGTGCATTCACTTATGTCTGCCTCCATCCTCTTGACACAATCAAGACTAAGCTCCAGACAAAGGGGGCATCAGAAATTTATAGTGGTACAGTTGATGCCATTGTTAAGACCTTCAAAACCAGGGGAATTTTGGGGTTCTATAGTGGAGTTTCTGCGGTGATTGTTGGTTCTACGGCTTCTTCTGCTGTGTATTTTGGGACATGTGAGTTTGGAAAGTCAGTTTTGTCGAAAATCCCTCAATATCCAGCTGTTTTGATACCCCCTACTGCTGGGGCTATGGGGAATATTGTTTCATCAGCTATAATGGTACCTAAGGAATTAATTACTCAGAGGATGCAAACTGGTGCAAAGGGGAGGTCTTGGGAggttttattgaaaattttgaaaaaagatggAATTTTGGGATTGTATGCTGGATATAGTGCTACATTGCTGAGAAATTTGCCTGCTGGGGTGTTGAATTATTCATCGTTTGAGTATCTTAAAGCTGCGGTATTGAATAGTACTCATCAGGTTCATTTGGAGCCATTTCAGAGTGTCTGTTGTGGTGCATTGGCTGGAGCCATATCAGCTTCACTGACAACTCCTTTGGATGTGGTTAAGACAAGATTGATGACTCAGGTTCATGGGGAGGCTGTGAATAAGGTTGCAGCTGTAATGTATAGTGGTGTCTCAGCTACTGTTAAACAGATTTTGAAGGAAGAAGGCTGGATAGGGTTTACACGAGGAATGGGGCCTAGAGTTGTTCATAGTGCCTGTTTTTCTGCAATTGGTTACTTTGCCTTTGAGACAGCTAGGCTCACAATTTTGCATCAGTATTTGAAGCAGAAGGAGCTTCAGAACATGGCTCTTGATTCTTCATCCACGGTCAATCAGAGTGAATAA